A window of the Cucurbita pepo subsp. pepo cultivar mu-cu-16 chromosome LG01, ASM280686v2, whole genome shotgun sequence genome harbors these coding sequences:
- the LOC111792157 gene encoding uncharacterized protein LOC111792157: MKSKREATKPITASTEKKEEDMDETEMNKNKSKKNKIKKQKHQHPSYQSTKSASDFNFKPSSDVKGLRFGGQFIVKSFTIRRARPLELLRLLSFPATTRNSGNKPPFPSATAFIPTNFTILAHHAWHTLTLGLGTKKSKVVLFVFENEAMKAAIDRVWPTEIPLGEVNKKMIRGLCGCEMARFKFRKGCITFYVYAVRREGCFGFSCADDLRTILESVVALKDFLDHTAMLAMPHQRTISFAAPPVAMAY, from the coding sequence ATGAAAAGCAAAAGAGAGGCAACAAAACCCATCACCGCCtcaacagagaagaaagaagaagacatGGACGAAACAGagatgaacaagaacaagagcaagaagaacaagatcaaGAAGCAAAAACACCAACACCCAAGTTACCAATCCACAAAATCAGCTTCTGATTTCAATTTCAAGCCAAGCTCTGATGTAAAGGGCCTCAGATTCGGCGGTCAGTTCATCGTTAAATCCTTCACAATCCGGCGAGCTAGGCCTTTAGAGCTCCTCCGCCTCCTGTCTTTTCCGGCCACCACCAGAAACTCCGGCAACAAACCGCCGTTCCCATCGGCCACAGCTTTCATTCCCACAAACTTCACAATCCTCGCTCACCATGCCTGGCACACCCTCACTCTAGGCCTTGGCACCAAAAAGTCCAAAGTTGTTCTCTTTGTGTTTGAAAATGAGGCCATGAAAGCAGCTATAGACCGTGTTTGGCCAACAGAAATCCCTCTTGGCGAAGTGAACAAGAAGATGATCAGAGGGCTATGTGGGTGCGAGATGGCTCGGTTCAAATTTAGAAAAGGGTGCATAACTTTTTATGTTTATGCAGTTCGAAGAGAAGGgtgttttgggttttcttgtGCTGATGATTTGAGAACCATTTTGGAATCCGTTGTTGCTCTCAAAGATTTCTTGGATCATACTGCTATGTTGGCTATGCCTCATCAGAGAACCATCAGCTTTGCTGCGCCTCCTGTTGCAATGGCTTATTAG
- the LOC111788641 gene encoding uncharacterized protein LOC111788641 produces MDCRVCVAGGDLWVKLSGIGGRGQMGGFSHESEHDLALMVSDFLENGSGGAESRCSSDSDSGVSDLAHLADKILFYKNPVSQYESDLLSVVHSLTLSMNEKALNVNKSGPCNASCIRFALVKLLRLSGYDAAMCTTRWQGAGKVPGGDYEYIDVVNYTNGSSERLIVDIDFRSHFEIARAVESYDRILDSLPVIYVGSLSRLKQFLQIMVEAGKSSLKLNSMPLPPWRSLAYLQAKWQSPCQRMVHHPEEQQQQLMLSHKQCMGHLKRLQSVLQSEIEMDRFLRPMNGDNIRKIKTERRRHSLLRGI; encoded by the exons ATGGACTGCCGGGTATGCGTTGCGGGTGGGGATTTATGGGTCAAGCTAAGCGGAATCGGGGGTAGGGGTCAGATGGGTGGTTTTAGCCATGAAAGCGAGCATGATTTGGCTCTTATGGTCAGCGATTTCTTGGAAAATGGCAGCGGCGGGGCTGAGTCTCGGTGTAGCAGCGATAGCGATTCTGGTGTCTCTGATCTTGCTCATCTTGCCGACAAGATTCTG TTCTATAAGAATCCAGTATCCCAATACGAAAGCGATTTACTTTCGGTGGTTCATTCACTGACCTTGTCGATGAACGAGAAGGCCCTGAACGTTAACAAGTCGGGTCCCTGCAATGCCAGTTGCATCCGGTTTGCTTTAGTAAAGCTATTGAGACTCTCTGGTTATGATGCTGCTATGTGCACAACCAGATGGCAGGGCGCTGGCAAGGTTCCTGGAG GAGATTACGAGTACATCGATGTCGTTAACTACACCAATGGAAGCTCAGAGCGACTGATAGTCGATATCGACTTCCGAAGCCACTTTGAAATCGCAAGGGCAGTCGAATCATACGATAGGATATTGGATTCGCTTCCAGTAATCTACGTTGGTTCGTTATCGAGACTTAAGCAGTTCCTTCAAATCATGGTTGAAGCTGGGAAGTCATCGCTTAAGCTAAACTCAATGCCACTCCCTCCATGGAGATCTCTTGCATACTTGCAAGCGAAATGGCAATCACCATGCCAGAGAATGGTTCATCATCCAGAagaacagcagcagcagttgATGTTAAGCCACAAGCAGTGCATGGGACATTTGAAGAGACTTCAATCAGTACTCCAATCAGAAATCGAAATGGATCGGTTTCTGAGGCCGATGAACGGCGATAACATTAGGAAAATAAAGACCGAAAGGCGACGACACTCGTTGTTGAGAGGCATTTGA